Proteins encoded in a region of the Stieleria neptunia genome:
- the scpB gene encoding SMC-Scp complex subunit ScpB: protein MSRPTSLHHSLRKVSAAGGRPLTAALPAYPGPAKPMRRPYGVLLSSSPGPESGPPGEGPDDEFADDGDPTIRRMRLEAVLLLAKTPLTSRKLAQLAHLADGTETRTLVRRLNQIYDNLGRSIRIEQVAGGFRMLTRAAYAPWLARLGHLPSAVRLSSPMMETLAVVAYRGPVSRADIEAIRGVACGELLRQLMERDLIRISGRSEELGRPYLYDTTKQFLQLFGLPSGDALPPINWEPLQEDEEFDPESFDPEHST, encoded by the coding sequence ATGTCTCGACCCACGTCCCTTCATCATTCACTGCGAAAGGTCTCCGCAGCCGGCGGTCGCCCCCTCACCGCCGCGCTGCCCGCCTACCCGGGGCCAGCCAAGCCGATGCGACGCCCCTACGGTGTGCTTTTGTCGAGTTCACCGGGGCCGGAGTCCGGGCCGCCGGGCGAAGGCCCCGACGACGAGTTTGCCGACGACGGTGACCCCACGATTCGCCGGATGCGGTTGGAAGCCGTTTTATTGCTCGCCAAAACGCCGCTGACCAGTCGCAAACTGGCCCAATTGGCTCACTTGGCGGATGGTACCGAGACTCGTACACTTGTCCGCCGCCTGAATCAAATCTACGACAACTTGGGCCGATCGATACGGATCGAGCAGGTGGCCGGGGGTTTTCGAATGTTAACCCGCGCCGCTTATGCCCCTTGGTTGGCCCGACTGGGACATTTACCTTCAGCGGTTCGGTTATCATCGCCGATGATGGAGACGCTGGCCGTTGTCGCGTACCGCGGTCCAGTTTCACGCGCCGATATCGAAGCAATTCGCGGTGTGGCCTGTGGTGAGTTGTTGCGGCAGCTGATGGAACGCGATTTAATTCGAATCTCCGGGCGCAGTGAAGAGCTCGGGCGACCCTATCTCTACGACACAACAAAGCAATTTTTACAACTTTTTGGACTTCCCTCCGGCGACGCGCTGCCGCCGATCAATTGGGAACCGTTACAAGAAGACGAAGAATTTGACCCAGAATCATTTGATCCAGAACACTCGACCTAA